Proteins encoded within one genomic window of Neoarius graeffei isolate fNeoGra1 chromosome 18, fNeoGra1.pri, whole genome shotgun sequence:
- the grtp1a gene encoding growth hormone-regulated TBC protein 1-A isoform X2, whose protein sequence is MAASGSQEQMEKNPGYYHSLLQAQHDPKLVETIRTDLHRTFPDNVQFRKTAEPCLQKPLYNVLLAYGHHNKAVGYCQGMNFIAGYLLIITKDEEKSFWLMEALLGRILPDYYTPAMLGLKTDQEVLGELVKVKVPAVWQAMVKHDVMWTLVVSRWFICLFIDILPVETVLRIWDCLFYEGSKILFRVALTLIRHNQVLISQAQNLPDICDRFKQITRGAFVEDCHPFMQNIFKEPGSLSMATITKLRVVHRARIMAEES, encoded by the exons CAGCAAGCGGCTCCCAAGAGCAGATGGAGAAGAATCCAGGTTACTACCATTCACTCCTCCAGGCGCAACACGACCCTAAACTGGTGGAGACTATCCGCACAG ATTTGCACAGGACGTTCCCAGACAACGTGCAGTTCCGGAAGACGGCTGAGCCGTGCCTGCAGAAGCCCTTGTATAACGTCCTGCTGGCGTATGGACACCACAATAAGGCGGTGGGATATTGTCAG GGGATGAACTTTATTGCTGGGTACCTCCTCATCATTACCAAAGATGAAGAGAAGTCCTTCTGGCTGATGGAGGCTCTGCTAGGCAGGATACTTCCAG ATTACTACACACCAGCCATGTTGGGCCTGAAGACAGACCAGGAGGTGCTGGGAGAGCTGGTGAAGGTTAAAGTGCCAGCTGTTTGGCAGGCCATGGTGAAACACGACGTTATGTGGACACTGGTGGTGTCGCGCTGGTTCATCTGCCTCTTTATTGACATCCTACCTGTAGAG ACTGTTCTGCGCATATGGGACTGCCTTTTCTACGAGGGCTCCAAGATCCTATTCCGTGTGGCGCTCACTCTGATCCGTCACAACCAGGTCCTGATCTCTCAGGCTCAGAACCTCCCGGACATCTGCGACCGTTTCAAACAGATCACCAGAGGAGCCTTTGTGGAGGACTGCCACCCGTTCATGCAG AACATTTTTAAAGAACCCGGAAGCCTCTCCATGGCGACCATCACCAAGCTGCGGGTGGTGCACCGAGCACGGATTATGGCTGAAGAATCTTGA